DNA sequence from the Ischnura elegans chromosome 8, ioIscEleg1.1, whole genome shotgun sequence genome:
TGAATTACAAGCCTTCCATTATCAAGcctattgataatttttttttcgggttaGTGCCGTGTTGACTCATTTGGTTTCAGGCGCATTCCAGTTCCCGTTTTCAGGTCCGACGTACCGTTTTACTTTTGATAGTTAGTATCTTCTTCTTTATGTTATCCAGCGCTTCAATCTGGAGTTAGTCCCTATACCATACAATAGGGGGACTGTAGTGTGTAGCAGGTTGTAAATATGTGCATAAACCCTTTTGGCTGCTGGTGGACTTGGCTTATACATCCTATTTAAGGCGTAAACTAAAACAATGCAAATATTCACATCGCCAAATAATCCCTGATTGAAATCCATGGTCTTTTGCCAAAAAAATGGgatccaagaaaaaaaatcaacgttcgcccgcgcccgaaactgtcgtccatcAAAATGAATCGACTCGGtgttaacccgaaaaacaattataaatttaatcaccgcggaagcctccgtagcTATCAAACCTTTTCTCAAGAAAACTCACGTCATCGCAAAATCGACGTGCGATAAATCACTCCTAGCTGATGGCATTCGATCGAGTCGTGGAATCGATTCGATCAGTCGTATTTGCTCCCATTTAACACCTCTTTCGATAGATTTTCCGTTCGAGGCGTCGATGCACAATCTCCTTTTAATTTTCCGCGTCATTTCCCACGACGGCCTACTTACGGGACAAAACGCTCCTTAAACCCTTGGGAAATCGCTCTAACCAAGACCTGGAGCGTCCGTTCCTCAATCTTTCTCCTTATCACTAGCTAAAGATCTGGTCTTTCACTCATTCCCTTCGAAGAAACCGGGAGAGACAGTCACTTTTACTTTCGGCTGGgttcaatctctttttttttttaatataccaaCCACCCACAACGGCTCGCGTATCTCCCAAGGTTATCTAACTATATCTCCCGTCGCTCTGAAGACCGAACAGCCTcagtcaagttttttttttctctttttattcatttCGGTGAGCTATTCAGAAGAGATCAATGGCTCTCCATCCCGTCCCGATGTTACTCAACTCTCTCTGTAAAAGACTCGGATCATTTTATCGCCCTCCCGAGGCATGCTTGATGATGTTTTCGTGATGCTCGCCTTCGCGAAACATTGACCCGATTCTTTTTGCTCATCCGAGTGTgttcagataattttttcaccttttttttcgaGCACAAATGGATTCTTACGCCTcttctttcagaaaaaaacgcgGAATCCATCCACGAGCCTTCCGATTTTTACCGGTTCTCACATTATTGTGGTGAGAAAGCGCTGAATCTGTCATGCGGCGTTATTTATTGGGCGATTGGTATAACACGATTCGGCACGGCGTCAAAAAATGTCGGATCTTTCGCATATAGGAGCGCATTCATGATTGGTGTCGATTAATCACTGAGAGAAGTCGTTCAGTTTCTCGAGGGGGACGTCTGTGGCGAAATGGATTGCTCTCTTGTGGTACTTCCTGCACTTGATCGAGCCAAGGGTTCGCGCAGAAGAGCCGTTGTTTCAATTGTAATCCATTGCGGGACAAATCTGCGAGATTAAATTGGTTTCTGGTTGCATGGGCGGCCATTTCGCACAACTATCTACcttctttttatatatatttattattattatatatcataaaaaaccctaggatgggcagtaacagaacacacaataaagaatagaaactcaaactcactaaataactaaattttcggtggcattaccaccttcctcggagttaggtagaACTtctacctaactccgaggaaggtggtaatgccaccgaaaatttagttatttagtgagtttgagtttctattctttattgtgtgttctgttactgcccatcctagggttttttatgatatttacctcgccgaggaacatttcgaagtgtgtattattattatatatatttacatgtccactaatgctattctctcctccctcttcatccctaatctcactacccataggctcacagctgatttaaaacttatttataagattctcaattccaccatcgactgcccagcattgctctcttttatcaattttaaagttccaccccgccctacccgttctcatcccctaatccacatgcccattcctagactttcactcactaaacgttcgtttttctaccgcattacttctgtgttgaactcactccctccacacatcgacccctttgcacttccattgaaatccttcataagcctttccctatcctatctgtcaccgaagtagtctgtcactgcagtttcttgttgtccttttgtttttgtaaatgaaattattgttttctacatgttatattgcgtcttcgtcctctaatttatgtattgttacctggccactataaaatggcatatgctgtttgtggttatatttctttaaaataaaaaaataaaattaaaatatataaaaggggatgtctgtttgtctgtctgccaTACGTTTATATATGGCTGCACAGGTTGCAACCAAAGTTGCAACATAGGTGTATCTCATGTTCCCAAACCCCGCAACTAGTGCTACGTTTGGTTACGTCTTACGCGTCCATtttgtcgttttctcattaccattcaTTTTGTCATACCGTGCAACTTGTGCGGTTGGGAATCCTGCCTGGTATGCacactagggtgggccgaaaaaagtttttttttcctgatcaaattttccctgtgcgggaaagttgcaaaatgatataaggatctcacacacaatttttttttcaaatctgatgATAtcaaccactgccgcccgagctctaaagtttaaaattttgcgaaaaatcaggcagatttcaaaatcaaacggctatgaagacgtattttatgaaaatatgggaaaatggataatattaaagagtggctacatgtttatagtttataaaattgaaatttgacaaaatatatggttcaaacaatgtatATGAATTAACATCAAAATTATGGTATAGACCACCGGCACAACACAACATATTTTTGCCTACGTtactaaaattccattttggggccTAAATcgcaagtaaaataatatttatttcgattgaatttatttaagtttttagcaaagaagtcatcatatggtagtaaataatcccacaaaaagtaataacaacgtaaattattttaaattaacatcaatcataatgacaaataacgtacctgtggagctattttcaacaagaaattcagccaaggctgataAAGAATAGAAATTGAACatcaagcatttcactaagtatctctctgctagtttcgtgaagaaactaatTCATTATGTACTAATTCATTTGAGAACAAATATATGAATAGATAAAACTCTTTTTCTAACTCATTTTCCTTCTTGACTAACTGTCGATCTTATTAGGCTTCTTGATAATGCGAATAAGTATAGAATACAAATTTCGTCACATGGGTTTATTATATAAAATCCAAGCTTTTTCATgctgtaacataacataaacaagccaccatattgtttttatataatttaaaactgacaatggtagtgagggattgttgtgaaggaaaaggggagttgtgtatagagagttgaaggaggcagacgtgtttaaaggaaggatcgggataaggactaagaaaggtggcggtgcagcagagaaaggaagagaaagcagagaaggggaggcgcctacgagaggagaagagagcgggaggagaggactatagcggaactcaggatccacgctgatgcagttcatggcggtggttcagaagagtggtggtggtagatataaatggaattgtgatatcatggtggcttttgatgttggttttatgctctaagtttcaaaatatagagtttgtttcgaattgtattggaattatttgtttataaagaagagaggagatttttaaaaagttacaatgcGATGAAATATTATCGGAAGCAACGAACGAAACTTGAATTATTCCAATTGCACAGAGagtatttaaatcattttcattcatatttcataaaataataaaaaaaattgagagtaGAATTGAAACTCTTCCTATGCTATAATATCGCTAAAAATAATCGAAGAACGCTtcaataactcgcatttatagcATATTCTATGAGAAAACCTAAAAGAGTAGGAAATAACTTTATACTTGGTGTTTCAGGAGGacttttaagcatttatttatttagtagtCCATAAACAGGGGGTCGCCACTCTTTCGTTACTGAACTATGTGAACGCAAATATTGTTTTAGATACACTTTACCGTTATCATGAATAATGGTTTCCTTGGGAatccagccttttcgatattttatttaatactctggatttttaaggacattaagcAATTAAGGTTGGACgtaaatgtgcgattataattgcctgaatctttgggcttaattaaacgagagctttgaatTAGTATCAAAAATACTAAAACTCCCTGTACATAATGGTCGAATAGAACAGATATTTAGTGAACACGAACATAGTGAAGGTATACAATAGGCGATACAATATAATTCTATTTATGGCAATAAATAAAGACAGTTTGATAAAGCTATTGACATATAAGCTAAATATATATGAAGCTATATCactaataaattgaattttgtgcgaaggcttccgcggtgcggtGGTAATGtggtcttcgacctgaagacgccagctggaatgcaggagaaactgttgtctacaaaacaaccacgacgcggtgaaacccggaaaaggTAGCTCTACAATAAATTGAAATGCCGTTAATTTGATACTAATGTTTTTTTGGGGTAAATTATAGGTTTCATTAATTTAAGGAATGAAATTGCAAACCTTGAGCTTTAAATTCCATGCCCGATCCTTTAACCCCAAAACAAAGTTCAAGCATTTTCATCCCTCTTGGTTCAACGACCGGGAAAGCATTACCAAGGACGAGATTTAACCCTTTAACGGTCAAAAGACTTGCGAtttgaaaaaagttacaaaatttggCAGGGtgcataatgaatattttacatgattaaataaaaagttttttttctaaatttttatcccaaaatgttattttttactataaactttaaaaaatttagaatttttgcaAGTTTAATATGTCCTCTATATTTTTATCTACAGCCACCATCTTTTActgaatgatttattattatttcataaataaataactatttatacaattttttccttatgcgttttttgttacaaatttaacATTCAACTTATTGCAGTTTCACGCGTTGAGGGTTGCGTTTCGTTCAAGGGGCAATCATTACTTCACCTTATACATTTTGGTACAATGATAAACCTTTCTGTGCTGATTCTTTCtgataaatatgaacaaattatcttagataattttttttattgggagAGTGAATGAACTTTTATCTCCTGCGTTTACAAAATACTTTACATTGacaaaatactgataaaaaaagaattttcactcctataaataacataattttgcGCATTACGACTTGTGAAATTGACTGAAACAGTCCTTACACAGAGCCACATTGCATTCTTTACATATTACGTtgctccttttctctttctttttggtaCTACAACTTGCACATCTCcgatatgtttcaattttttctggcataTGCAAACCTACATTCATAAGTCGAATTGTATTTTTCACTGTTTCAGCACCGGTTGAGCTTCTTCGCTTTTTTGCATAGCCTTTCATTGGCAAATAACCTGATTTTTTCTTAGAACAGTAGTTACCAATTAGTTCATTCACCAGTTTTGACCTGTAATTTAGATGACTCAAGTGTTTTTGCCCCTTATGCTTCAGTATTTCTTTATACACAATAAAGCTATTCACTATGGCACagtcaaaaaaatagtaaaaaaattttaccCACCATCGACGTGATTTTTTCGCGATACTATATGTAGATAGGTATTGATCAAACCTGTCTACTCCAcccatatatttattgtaatccacAATAGCCTCTGTACATGGCACTTCTTCGCGGTTGCCAATTCTATTTCTCCTCAGAACTTTAGTAGGATTTGCTGGATTGTGCATCGTACTCACTACACATACaggtttttttccacgatcgagcCACTTGCATACACTGATGTCCCCTGCCATGGCATAGTCAATATCCATCTTCTTCATCCTATTATTCTTTACCAGCTCGccatcaggaaaatattttcggttTGGTCTTATTGTTGcacaactaaataatttttttttcaaaagatcgGACATAagcaataaagaagaaaaaaaactatcaaagaAAAGACAATAGAACAATCCCTCAAGACCTTTGCTAAGTTTACTAACCACTTTTCCCCCGAGACCTTTAGCGGGACATCCGTCACCATCCCTCCCTGTATATACATCACAAGAAACCAAATAGCCGGTAGCAGCACAACACATAAGCCACACCTTGAATCCCACTTTTTATTGGTTTTAGAGGCATATACTGCTTCATTGTGGATCTCCCTTTGAATGCTACCATGCTCTCATCAATAGAAAGGAACCTAGAAGGTGAATATGCCGAGGGAAATGTTTCGGACAACTGATTCAGCAACGGGCAAATTTTATAGAGGCGGTCAAAATTCTGTGACCCTCTGGGGGGCATTTTAGTGTTGTCATTGATGTGTAAAAAgcgcaatattttaaaaaatctattcaatGACATGATACGAGCAACTCGTTCACAATGAAAGTTTTCATCTGTCGACCAAAACAACCTGATGCTGGGCAAGTAATGGaatcccataaaaataataatccctAGCCATGCTTTGAGTTCCTCAACGGTTAGCTCTAAATTCTGCTCGTGTTGTTCGGCATACAAATTAGACTGTGCCACAGCTTCAACGAGAAATGCATCCGTGATGAAATGTAAGAGAAATGCTAGCGGAGAATGTAAATCTTTCGGAGCAATATTTGGGCCTATATGCTGATTGAATGAAGCATCAGTGAACGTTTTAGGATCTCTCCCCCGTTTACTCCATCTGAACTCTTCTGTTTCATCATGGTCGAAGATCCTTACTCCACCTTCGGGTTCACTTTCACTGGAGTTAGAAAATTTCCCTCTTATAGACTGCACTGACACTGAGGACGAATCACTGCTGTAATCTTCGGGAACGTAATCTGAGTCATCAGACTCCGACTCACCCTCAACAACTGTCTTCAAGGTACTAGCCTCGATCTTCCTTTTCCCCTTGGCTTGAATGCCCGATGTACCAGGGATCATGGACTCGGGCGACAATCGCACTGGGATGGACTTCCTTGCTTTCTTTGCAGTACAATCTCTTTTTGATTGAACTGGGTCTCCGTCATCGGCATCTGAGTCTCCACCGAAGTCTGAATTACATGCTTGATCATCTGTAATTTCCAGCAGTGCAAGCTCTATTTCTCTTGCCGATAAATTTTCCATGGCGAAAATTTGAGGAATCATTTATTCATGAAACGAAATAAAGTAATGTAGAACTGTGTGTCaacgagaaaaattatgaaaagacttCGGTTATCAACATGTAAAAAAACATGAACGTACCTCTTTGAAAATAATCCCCTATTTTCTAGTATCTCTCTTCCAACTGTGCAGCAGAGGTTCTGCTCTTTGTAAGTTTCTGAGGAAGACTGCTGCGAAATGAGCCTACTGAGAAatatccttttcatagctacgATCTCAAAAGGACACAAACTAGacatatttagtttttgaaaGATAATTAGCAGAGCCTGAATATTCGTCAAGTCGACCACTGTTGAGTGCAAGCGAtacaatgtaaataatttgaGTTACATTTTACCCACTCGTATATCGTGAAGATCTCCTCTCCAGCTCTATATTTGTCAACAGCTGATAACAAGTAAGCGGTTCACCTAGCCGAAAAAAGAGCCGTCCGTCTTGCCTGCTGAGCTAGTTCATcgcgtgaaaaaaaaaatgacgtcACAACTTGGCGGAGCCTGGGGAGGAGAGACCACTCAAGAGCTGCGCTAATCGCATAGTTACGTAATAGTTGCAACaattgttatttgaaatattgcatattatattagaataattgtaaagaatgaaataacttgaattgtggtataatgaaaataacttcaacatgtaaatattcgtaaaaaaaatattttgaaaataaattaataattatcataaataaaaaatataaagtgaataaaagaaaacgtaattgaatagtattcatttcataaatgtaaattactaaaagagtggaaaatataaataccaattttatcgcgcaaaaaacacagaaattggattttgaggaaaaactatgaaaataaggaattgtcaatacttaaaaaatgctcctgtctaattaataacttttaaaaatacatttaaattaatttcacaaagATAGAGagacaaacaaacaaaaacaatcaggGTTTAGATGAGGTAGCAAAGAATTCATTCACGTTAGAAGGGGGTGGGAAATTATTATCCCAATGACCTATAAAGGGCTAAGGTGAGAACAACCCAGTTCTATTGAACTtctctgaatattttttcctccgccCTACGACACAAGTTGAAAAGCGATGCCAATTAAGAGGCTTTAATGTCTCAAGAAAAAAACAGgaacccaaaagagaatatttcaaaaaGTTATCTCGACGGAAATTTCACAAGGGGAATGATTTTACGTGTTTTGCCTGCACATGGTAATATTATGCTAATTTctgtggaattatttttttgccaatcatCTGCACAGTGTAGTAGCTCACGTACAAGAGGAATAGATCGAGCCAAAGAGGTGACtcctttttgagttttttttaaaaacagattcCTCGGGGCAGTAGCATAAGATTGTGCAAAGTGAAATTCTAACGTGGAAAGTGGTTTCTAATGGTTCGCTATCAAAGACGAGATCGATCAAAGATCAATCAAACATTAACCTCGGGCGGTATTCGAGCGGGTAAATTTGCAATCCACCTGATCTGAGGATATCTTTCGAGCTGCATGGAACAGCACTGAGGTAAGTTTCAGGTGTGCTCAATGCTGCATTAATCGAAAAAcgcactttcatattttttatgctcaatGAGTCAACTTCATTGCACTACTTTAAAGTAGCTTTATTCGGAGTTTCTAGTCTACATACGTTTCCATGGATAGGGCACAGCATTTTGTTCCGAATCCCCTTAATGTGACAGTGAACCAGGTTATTTCACGCCGATGCATTTCCATTAAATAGCTCATTTATGACTATTTTATTGCACAAAATACAATCTTAGTGTACCCCGCGAGTGAAATTCTAGCCAGAGACATTACCTTCTCCCAGCTCAAATTACTTCCAATGATCTACTCTCTGATGATATGGCACTCTAAAAGCTAAATGTTTTTGAATTAGTGAATTGAGTAACAGAGCcctattttcatgtaaaataaataactcaatAAAGGTCGATGAATGTCAATTTTTTGCTGCTTCACTAGTGTGAAATTTTTAGTGCAGCGTAAAAAACGAAGGCTAACAGAAACATCTCATCCCGACCataaaacagcattaaaaaatgagTCATGAGTAATGGAAATCAAATGAACTACgatagcatatcgatggctaagttcaaataacacgtttctcaaaaatagcaacttttcaggagagcaaaaaaacatttattttttttttaatttcatataattttaattgaaaactgaaaaagaagcatacatttgcgaacaaagttgtttttgcttgaattgtattttttattaacactatTAGCAGTATTAAATCAGACCGGccgaattttgagatacgtgttgttgaaACTTACTCATCGATATGCTGAGGACCTAAAGCATATAATTTTACGACTTTGTCTATACTGAAAACCAATCGAGGAATTTATCAAGGAAAGGCAGCTTATGACCATCCTATGAAATGGGTTTTGCAAGTAAGCAACCAAAAACATAAGGAAGGAACCACAGAAATATTCATACAGGTTTCAGTACAAATTTTTCACTAAGCTGTAACGATTAGAATGGCCCAGCcatgctaaaaaaaatacaaattttagatACAACAAAAATTCGAAACAGGTTGTCGCGACTTGGCAAAGGGACGGAACGGGTGATAGTGAATGGAAGAGTTTCCGTGATGTAATAGAGGATACGAGAGACACTCAGTCCACCAATGGTTGAACCAAAAAGTTTCTTTCCATCGCTGTTCACATCGATGGGGCCAAAAAGATAAAAAGTACACACTATTCGCAAGCAGGTTTGAATTTGATTGCTGGTTGGAAAAGAGAAACATATAATGAGTATCAGAGGCACGATGTTTGCTTGGTAATACGGAATCGAATAATCCTGAGTGGGAAATGCATCAACATGGATATTGATGCAATATGAGTTACTCTACGCTATGACGTAATAGCTGCACGAGGGGCTGTTACCATCAGTGCCTACTTTAGGtataaattaacattgaaattctATTAGCaatagtgataaaatatttagtgccttactcactcaatgattcaaccagAAAATTTGTATAGATAGTTTAGGGCTGACCTCACTCCAGACTCAGTCAGTAACATTTGAATGTTATACTTTCTAACTACATGGAACAATTCCTTTTCTTGGAGTATCTTCTCTATGAGGATAATTTTCAAGTATGTCCGAAGGCCTCAACCTGGATTTGAACCAGGAAATTTAATATCAGTATCCATGAGGTCTCCTACGAAATTGCGCTTCGCTCACAGCACTAATGGCCATGTAATATAATTTgactttgaataaaaatgaactaaaaccTCACTTTTTGAGCATTCATGGAATTAAATTTACagccaaatttttataaaattatcttcGTTGTCTGCGTCAAAAATATCGGTGGTCCAAAAAGGTgatgattttgaatttttaatatttttctgtatttttattttttttctttgctaagCATTTTAACTAAAGACTCATTGAGTTTTGGTTCTGTTAAATCACAGTGTGACCATTATTTTCTGCATTGCGCACAATTTGGCACTGTTTCCGTTACATCACTGTGTGATCTTTCGCTTTTGTTGACGATATTGTTATATTGAATTGTCTCCATAATATCGGCGGCCTGCACAGGATGAATTTGTattctttattcttttatttaatgcGTATCGATTCTAAAAATGTGATTGAAAGTGATGCACAGTCATTTTCTCACAGGCATGGCGCTCACGGAAAtaagtgatattattattattgcttttattataataataactttcgAACGAACACATAAAAATAACGGGATCACTATCAAAGCAGGAAATGGTATCGATATTAGTCGAGGAATGACGGTCAAGCAGCCAGCGTCAATACCAGTTATGTCACCGATGATGCGATGCTATAACGACGTCTTAGGAGTGTGTCGTAACAGTTTTTTTCATGCCAGGATTTCTCTGGAATCCGCGTGCGTGTATTCGCTAAATACGCTTTCAGAGAATCTAAAGAGCCATCAtttggccgtcccttgccttcaTAAAAAGATGATTGAATGCAATAGGAAGCATTTGGAATCTTAATGTCTCAGGCGTAAGGGAAATAGTTTCAACGAAAGTTCTCGTCGTTTAGTTTTTTTGAAAACTTACTCAACTTATAGCAGCCAAAAAAACTAAGATGTATGAAATCCCGTGGAGGAATAATATTATACGAGTATTTATCGTTCCTTCAATAATTTAAGCATCATAAAATATCTTAGGTACAAATCTTATTGTTGATCAATAGGTGACCCTAGAGGCTTTTTTCACCTTCAGACAACGATCGTAATACTATGTTTGTCACTGAATAACAAAAAAAGTCTTCCACATGAAATTTTGTTACAAAAGTAATACACAATACAAATATAGTAAAGAAAAAACAAcagaattgaaatcaaatttacaaaattaaaaaagggacaAGGTTCTGAGAATACTTCCATGAGATatcccaataatattttagtcatTAACAAGTCAGAATTTCACATGCTTTAGGAATGTATGTCGTCAACCTCTTTGATTGTTTTTGGCAAGCAGTTTTAAAATTTTGGCCACAAGAAAAGAAAGCTtcgtttaaacaaattaaaattaggtTTGGGCAATACATATGCATGTAGTTGTGAATATCTCGTGGTAATACTACAATAGGACTTAAATTTTACACAGTTTTAGGCATTTTAACAGGCATTTTCCATTAGATAAGAGTTTTAGCATGCAGgccaattttatttcacttttgagATTAGGTTGGTAAGCCTTTTGGACATTAAGGTTTGTATCTTGCCCATTGTGCGTCGGCAAGAAAAATTTGCCATTAGTAGTTTGAATATATCTTTAATCCCTTCCTACTGGCACCGCGACATAATTCCATAGTGAGGTGTAACCGCAAAATGACTCAGCGGAAAACCATCaggcagttattttttttaaagagtcgATCGAATCtggaagtggaaaaaaatatccccacTTTCGCTGCAGGGAAACGAGAACGGTGGTTGGAGGTATTCGCGCAGCTGGGCTTAAATAGTCGGCTTTCTAAACAAAACTGGTTTACTCCCCGAAAAGTATTAGTTAAGTTCCGAGAGGTTTCCTCATAACGATCTCATTTCGCCCTCAGGGTTTGAGGGTCGCCGTTTCCGGTAGCACGGACCTCTTGAGAGGATTCTGGGACGCagatttcattgctttttttcttctctctccagCACATATCGCTAGTCACGAATTCCCAAGAAAGTCGTTACAACGAGAGCGAACTCGAAATTCG
Encoded proteins:
- the LOC124164425 gene encoding piggyBac transposable element-derived protein 4-like, with amino-acid sequence MENLSAREIELALLEITDDQACNSDFGGDSDADDGDPVQSKRDCTAKKARKSIPVRLSPESMIPGTSGIQAKGKRKIEASTLKTVVEGESESDDSDYVPEDYSSDSSSVSVQSIRGKFSNSSESEPEGGVRIFDHDETEEFRWSKRGRDPKTFTDASFNQHIGPNIAPKDLHSPLAFLLHFITDAFLVEAVAQSNLYAEQHEQNLELTVEELKAWLGIIIFMGFHYLPSIRLFWSTDENFHCERVARIMSLNRFFKILRFLHINDNTKMPPRGSQNFDRLYKICPLLNQLSETFPSAYSPSRFLSIDESMVAFKGRSTMKQYMPLKPIKSGIQGVAYVLCCYRLFGFL